Proteins encoded by one window of Streptomyces sp. LX-29:
- a CDS encoding DUF4442 domain-containing protein, with protein sequence MTTTQPQIGELLAATVPMVRTLNLEFLETSAERAVLRLPDQPDFHNHVAGPHAGAMFTLAESASGAIVLAAFSDQLSRAVPLAVRAEIGYKKLAKGPVTATAELGRPAADVVAELDAGERPEFPVNIAITREDGAVTGEMSIVWTLRPNS encoded by the coding sequence ATGACTACGACCCAGCCGCAGATCGGCGAGCTGCTCGCCGCCACGGTGCCCATGGTGCGCACCCTGAACCTGGAGTTCCTGGAGACCTCGGCCGAGCGCGCCGTGCTGCGTCTGCCGGACCAGCCCGACTTCCACAACCACGTGGCCGGGCCGCACGCCGGCGCCATGTTCACCCTGGCCGAGTCCGCGAGCGGCGCGATCGTGCTCGCCGCCTTCAGCGACCAGCTCTCGCGTGCCGTGCCGCTGGCCGTGCGCGCCGAGATCGGCTACAAGAAGCTCGCCAAGGGGCCGGTCACCGCCACCGCCGAGCTGGGCCGCCCGGCCGCCGACGTCGTCGCCGAGCTCGACGCGGGCGAGCGCCCGGAGTTCCCGGTCAACATCGCCATCACCCGCGAGGACGGTGCCGTGACCGGTGAGATGTCCATCGTGTGGACGCTGCGCCCGAACTCCTGA
- a CDS encoding MFS transporter, whose translation MTSATPPRPCPSRPSRLPSWAGRNYTLLTAAAVVTGLGNAGALVAAAFAVLEAGGDGGDVGIVAAARTAPLLLFLLIGGALADRLPRHRVMVATNVLSCVSQAAFAVLVLAGEARLWHMVLLSALGGTGQAFFSPAAEGMLYASVTGEQAGRAFAYFRMGVHGSQIGGAALGGALIAAFGPGWVLALDAVAFAAAAGLRAFLDVSGSARREAGGPGLLRDLREGWREFTGRPWLWGIVVQFSVVNAVVAAADAVYGPLVAEERLGGARPWGRALAAFGAGTVLGGLLMTRWKPRRMLLAGTLCVFPFALPSAALAVPVPVPVLAAAMFVAGVSIEVFGVSWMTAMHQEIPEDKLSRLSAYDWFGSVALVPLATALAGPAESAFGRTAALWGCAGLIVVLTAAVLAVPDVRRLTRRDAPGDDPPKAAGADGLPDTLGELPEPGDSPAAPPSRADLPPPSRADMPPPSRPDLPPVADPA comes from the coding sequence TTGACATCCGCCACCCCGCCTCGCCCGTGTCCCTCCCGCCCGTCGCGCCTGCCGTCCTGGGCCGGCCGCAACTACACCCTGCTGACGGCGGCCGCCGTGGTCACCGGGCTCGGCAACGCCGGTGCCCTGGTCGCGGCCGCGTTCGCGGTGCTGGAGGCGGGCGGTGACGGCGGCGACGTCGGGATCGTCGCCGCGGCCCGCACCGCCCCGCTGCTGCTCTTCCTCCTGATAGGCGGGGCGCTGGCGGACCGGCTGCCGCGGCACCGGGTGATGGTCGCGACGAACGTGCTCAGCTGTGTCTCCCAGGCGGCCTTCGCCGTCCTGGTGCTGGCCGGCGAGGCGCGGCTGTGGCACATGGTCCTGCTCTCCGCGCTCGGCGGCACCGGCCAGGCGTTCTTCTCGCCCGCGGCCGAGGGGATGCTGTACGCCAGCGTCACCGGTGAGCAGGCCGGACGGGCCTTCGCCTACTTCCGGATGGGCGTGCACGGCTCGCAGATCGGGGGCGCGGCGCTGGGCGGGGCGCTCATCGCGGCCTTCGGGCCGGGCTGGGTGCTGGCGCTGGACGCGGTCGCCTTCGCCGCCGCGGCCGGGCTGCGCGCCTTCCTCGACGTCTCGGGGTCGGCCCGCCGCGAAGCGGGCGGCCCTGGGCTGCTGCGGGACCTGCGCGAGGGGTGGCGGGAGTTCACCGGGCGGCCCTGGCTGTGGGGCATCGTGGTGCAGTTCTCGGTGGTGAACGCCGTGGTGGCCGCGGCCGACGCGGTGTACGGCCCGCTGGTCGCCGAGGAGCGGTTGGGCGGGGCCCGCCCCTGGGGGCGGGCGCTGGCCGCGTTCGGCGCGGGCACCGTGCTCGGCGGGCTGCTGATGACCCGTTGGAAGCCCCGACGGATGCTGCTCGCCGGCACGCTGTGCGTCTTCCCCTTCGCGCTCCCCTCGGCGGCGCTCGCCGTCCCGGTGCCGGTACCGGTCCTGGCCGCGGCGATGTTCGTCGCCGGCGTCTCGATCGAGGTCTTCGGCGTCTCCTGGATGACCGCCATGCACCAGGAGATCCCGGAGGACAAGCTCTCCCGGCTGTCCGCCTACGACTGGTTCGGCTCGGTCGCCCTGGTCCCGCTCGCCACCGCGCTGGCCGGCCCGGCCGAGAGCGCCTTCGGACGCACGGCGGCCCTGTGGGGCTGTGCCGGTCTGATCGTCGTCCTCACCGCCGCGGTCCTCGCGGTGCCGGACGTACGACGGCTGACGCGCCGTGACGCCCCGGGGGACGATCCGCCGAAGGCCGCGGGCGCCGACGGCCTCCCGGACACCCTGGGCGAGCTCCCGGAGCCCGGCGACTCCCCCGCCGCCCCACCCAGCCGCGCTGATCTTCCCCCACCCAGCCGCGCTGATATGCCCCCACCCAGCCGCCCTGATCTCCCCCCGGTCGCCGACCCGGCCTGA
- a CDS encoding fused MFS/spermidine synthase, protein MDESIPVSRAVAGGTAKLMPDVDRERAWLLTVEGAPQSYVDLDDPTHLEFEYARRLAYLLDAVADPGASLDVLHLGGGALTLPRYVAATRPGSRQEVVEYDGALLGLVAEHLPLPPDSGIALRTADARAALEAAPAASVDVVVGDVFGGSRVPAHLTSVEYGRAVARVLRPGGHYAANLADSAPFAFLRSQLATFAAVFPEVCLIAEPGMLRGRRFGNAVLVASAAELPIDVLARRSAADAFPARVEHGPSLTRFARGAAVVRDADAVPSPEPPGGAFGIG, encoded by the coding sequence GTGGACGAGTCGATACCCGTGAGCCGCGCCGTGGCCGGCGGCACCGCCAAGTTGATGCCCGACGTGGACCGCGAGCGGGCCTGGCTGCTCACCGTGGAGGGCGCCCCGCAGTCGTACGTGGACCTGGACGACCCCACCCACCTCGAGTTCGAGTACGCGCGCCGGCTGGCGTACCTGCTGGACGCCGTCGCCGACCCGGGGGCGTCGCTGGACGTGCTGCACCTCGGCGGCGGGGCGCTCACCCTGCCGCGCTACGTCGCGGCCACCCGACCGGGGTCGCGGCAGGAGGTGGTCGAGTACGACGGTGCGCTGCTGGGGCTGGTCGCGGAGCACCTGCCGCTGCCGCCGGACTCCGGGATCGCGCTGCGCACGGCGGACGCGCGGGCCGCCTTGGAGGCGGCGCCGGCCGCCTCCGTCGACGTGGTCGTCGGCGATGTCTTCGGCGGCTCGCGGGTGCCCGCGCACCTGACCTCCGTGGAGTACGGGCGCGCGGTGGCGCGGGTGCTGCGGCCGGGCGGCCACTACGCGGCCAACCTCGCCGACAGCGCCCCGTTCGCCTTCCTCCGCTCCCAGCTGGCCACCTTCGCGGCCGTCTTCCCCGAGGTCTGCCTGATCGCCGAGCCGGGCATGTTGCGGGGTCGTCGCTTCGGCAACGCCGTGCTGGTCGCCTCCGCCGCCGAGCTGCCCATCGACGTGCTCGCCCGCAGGTCCGCGGCCGACGCCTTCCCCGCTCGCGTCGAGCACGGCCCGTCGCTGACCCGCTTCGCCCGAGGCGCGGCCGTGGTCCGGGACGCCGACGCGGTGCCCTCGCCCGAACCCCCGGGCGGGGCGTTCGGCATCGGTTGA
- the tuf gene encoding elongation factor Tu, protein MSKQGYVRTKPHLNIGTMGHVDHGKTTLTAAITKVLSERGTGGTYVPFDRIDRAPEEAARGITINLSHVEYETDTRHYAHVDMPGHADFIKNMVTGAAQLDGAILVVSALDGVMPQTAEHVLLARQVGVDHIVVALNKADAGDSELTDLVELEVRELLTAHGYDGDHVPVVRVSGLRALDGDPRWTGAVEALLDAVDTYVPTPVRYTDAPFLMPVENVLTISGRGTVVTGAVERGTVQVGDRVEVLGAGLASVVTGVETFGKPMELAEAGDNVALLLRGVQRDAVRRGHVVAAPGSVVPRRRFTARVYVLSTAEGGRRTPLSTGYRPQFYIRTADVVGDVDLGRTAVAAPGDTVSMTVELGRELPLEPGLGFAIREGGRTVGAGTVMTVD, encoded by the coding sequence ATGTCCAAGCAGGGTTACGTGCGCACCAAGCCGCACCTGAACATCGGCACCATGGGCCATGTCGACCACGGCAAGACCACGCTGACCGCCGCCATCACCAAGGTCCTCAGCGAGCGCGGCACCGGCGGCACCTACGTCCCCTTCGACCGCATCGACCGGGCGCCCGAGGAGGCCGCCCGCGGCATCACCATCAACCTCTCGCACGTCGAGTACGAGACCGACACCCGGCACTACGCGCACGTCGACATGCCCGGCCACGCCGACTTCATCAAGAACATGGTGACCGGAGCCGCCCAACTCGACGGGGCCATCCTCGTCGTCTCCGCCCTCGACGGCGTCATGCCGCAGACCGCCGAGCACGTGCTGCTCGCCCGCCAGGTCGGCGTCGACCACATCGTCGTCGCGCTCAACAAGGCGGACGCGGGCGACTCCGAGCTCACCGACCTCGTGGAGCTGGAGGTGCGCGAGCTGCTGACCGCCCACGGTTACGACGGCGACCACGTGCCGGTGGTTCGGGTCTCCGGGCTGCGCGCGCTCGACGGGGACCCGCGCTGGACCGGGGCCGTCGAGGCGCTCCTCGACGCCGTCGACACCTATGTGCCGACGCCGGTGCGCTATACCGACGCGCCGTTCCTGATGCCGGTGGAGAACGTCCTCACCATCAGCGGCCGCGGCACGGTCGTCACCGGCGCCGTCGAGCGCGGCACGGTGCAGGTCGGCGACCGGGTCGAGGTGCTGGGGGCCGGCCTCGCCAGCGTCGTCACCGGCGTGGAGACCTTCGGCAAGCCGATGGAGCTCGCCGAGGCGGGCGACAACGTGGCGCTGCTGCTGCGCGGGGTGCAGCGGGACGCGGTGCGCCGCGGCCACGTCGTGGCGGCGCCCGGCAGCGTCGTGCCGCGCCGCCGCTTCACGGCCCGTGTCTACGTCCTGTCCACGGCGGAAGGCGGCCGCCGGACGCCGCTGTCCACCGGCTACCGACCGCAGTTCTACATCCGCACGGCCGATGTCGTCGGCGACGTCGACCTCGGGCGGACGGCCGTGGCCGCGCCCGGCGACACGGTCTCCATGACCGTCGAGCTCGGCCGCGAGCTCCCCTTGGAGCCCGGCCTCGGCTTCGCCATCCGCGAAGGCGGCCGCACCGTGGGTGCCGGGACGGTCATGACCGTCGACTAG
- a CDS encoding TVP38/TMEM64 family protein yields MFESASPHPALRCARALLSPWARLGLLIALLATAGAAVLVWEPQRLIADGWPERLSGGTAVALFALAYGVCTAALVPRPLLNLAAGALFGTQAGLPGAVVGTVLGAGIAFGLGRLLGQDALRPLLRGRWLTAADRQLSRHGFRSMLALRLFPGVPFAAANYCAAVSRMGWLPFLLATGLGSVPNTAAYVIAGSRAATPTSPVFLAALAFIALTGAGALAVAWRKRERLRRGHQPDGPGPSGPPEEGNLRAPEDRDLRAA; encoded by the coding sequence GTGTTCGAATCCGCGTCGCCGCATCCCGCCCTACGGTGCGCCCGGGCGCTGCTGTCGCCCTGGGCGCGGCTCGGCCTGCTCATCGCGCTGCTGGCGACGGCCGGCGCCGCGGTGCTGGTCTGGGAGCCGCAGCGGCTGATCGCCGACGGCTGGCCGGAGCGGCTCTCGGGCGGCACGGCGGTGGCGCTGTTCGCCCTCGCGTACGGGGTCTGTACGGCGGCCCTGGTGCCGCGGCCGCTGCTGAACCTGGCGGCCGGCGCGCTCTTCGGCACCCAGGCGGGGCTGCCGGGCGCCGTGGTCGGCACCGTCCTGGGAGCCGGCATCGCCTTCGGCCTCGGCCGGCTGCTGGGGCAGGACGCGCTGCGCCCGCTGCTGCGCGGCCGCTGGCTGACCGCGGCCGACCGCCAGCTGTCCCGACACGGCTTCCGCTCGATGCTGGCGCTGCGCCTCTTCCCCGGGGTGCCCTTCGCGGCCGCCAACTACTGCGCCGCGGTGTCCCGGATGGGCTGGCTGCCGTTTCTGCTGGCGACGGGGTTGGGCAGCGTGCCCAACACCGCCGCGTACGTGATAGCCGGAAGCCGCGCCGCCACCCCCACCTCGCCGGTCTTCCTGGCCGCGCTCGCCTTCATCGCCCTGACCGGCGCGGGCGCGCTGGCGGTGGCCTGGCGCAAGCGGGAGCGCCTCCGGCGCGGGCACCAGCCTGACGGACCGGGCCCGTCCGGGCCGCCTGAGGAGGGGAACCTTCGGGCCCCTGAGGACCGGGACCTTCGGGCCGCCTGA
- a CDS encoding helix-turn-helix domain-containing protein has product MTRTPLADVACSIARATDLFGDAWTALIMRDVLLGVGRFDDLARDLGISRKVLSARLSRLVEEGVLVRERYQERPPREHYRATAKGEELYPVLLALMNWGDRWYAGEAGPPARIHHHGCGRDTAMVPACAHCGEPLTLADTTQLPGPGGRTGPGTAVLGPLLEARAEATPERG; this is encoded by the coding sequence ATGACCCGCACTCCGCTCGCCGACGTGGCCTGTTCCATCGCCCGCGCCACCGACCTCTTCGGCGACGCCTGGACGGCGCTGATCATGCGCGACGTGCTGCTGGGAGTCGGCCGCTTCGACGACCTCGCCCGCGACCTGGGGATCTCCCGCAAGGTGCTGTCGGCCAGGCTCTCCCGGCTGGTGGAGGAGGGGGTGCTGGTGCGCGAGCGCTACCAGGAGCGGCCGCCGCGCGAGCACTACCGCGCGACCGCCAAGGGTGAGGAGCTCTACCCCGTGCTGCTGGCGCTCATGAACTGGGGCGACCGCTGGTACGCGGGCGAGGCCGGCCCACCGGCCCGGATCCACCACCACGGCTGCGGTCGCGACACCGCGATGGTTCCCGCCTGCGCGCACTGCGGTGAGCCGCTCACCCTGGCCGACACCACCCAGCTGCCGGGCCCTGGCGGGCGCACCGGCCCGGGTACGGCGGTGCTGGGGCCGCTGCTGGAGGCCCGCGCGGAGGCCACGCCGGAACGCGGATAG
- a CDS encoding methyltransferase domain-containing protein, translated as MATAPHIELDSRSPEAVDGRQIRAVSFQDVRLEYVGRTLRTLDMAAAGRRAIVVGGGRGLLPAGLARLGFEVLSVDPSATATAMAREASEREGLGVTTRTAPAEELGDVPDAGFDLAYYADTLEITADLDRVIAEAARVLKPGGVLVYDTVNRTPLSRLVYLGAFQSLPMTRIMPPGRYAAARLRPPAEVTATLERHGLRNEDVCDFKPKNPPSLVKAVLARRRGRITDEEIPPIVDFVLAPGTRPLVTYLGYARRV; from the coding sequence ATGGCCACCGCTCCGCACATCGAGCTCGACTCACGCTCACCAGAGGCTGTCGACGGGCGCCAGATCAGGGCGGTCAGCTTCCAGGACGTGCGGCTGGAGTACGTCGGCCGCACCCTCAGGACCCTGGACATGGCGGCGGCCGGCCGCCGCGCCATCGTGGTGGGCGGCGGGCGCGGCCTGCTCCCGGCCGGCCTGGCGCGACTCGGCTTCGAGGTGCTCTCCGTCGACCCCTCCGCCACCGCGACCGCGATGGCACGGGAGGCGAGCGAGCGCGAGGGCCTGGGAGTGACCACGCGGACCGCGCCGGCGGAGGAGCTGGGCGACGTCCCGGACGCGGGCTTCGACCTGGCGTACTACGCCGACACCTTGGAGATCACCGCCGATCTCGACCGGGTGATCGCGGAGGCCGCACGCGTGCTCAAGCCCGGTGGGGTGCTCGTCTACGACACCGTCAACCGGACCCCGCTGTCACGGCTGGTCTACCTCGGCGCCTTCCAGTCGCTGCCGATGACCCGGATCATGCCGCCCGGGCGCTACGCGGCGGCGCGGCTGCGGCCGCCGGCCGAGGTGACGGCGACGCTGGAGCGCCACGGCCTGCGCAACGAGGACGTCTGCGACTTCAAGCCGAAGAACCCGCCGAGCCTGGTGAAGGCCGTGCTGGCCCGGCGGCGCGGTCGGATCACCGACGAGGAGATCCCCCCGATCGTCGACTTCGTCCTGGCCCCCGGTACCCGCCCCTTGGTGACCTACCTCGGCTACGCGCGCAGGGTGTGA
- a CDS encoding undecaprenyl-diphosphate phosphatase: MSWFESFILGLVQGLTEFLPISSSAHLRLTAAFSGWEDPGAAFTAITQIGTEAAVLIYFRKDIARIISAWFRSLVDKRMRRDQDAKMGWLVIVGSIPIGVLGVTLKDQIEGPFRNLNLTATMLVVMGLVLGFADRMAARDETGGRHRAPQQRKTLNELSVKDGLTYGVCQAMALIPGVSRSGATISGGLLMGYTREAAARYSFLLAIPAVLASGLFELKDASEGGHVSWGPTIFATIIAFFVGYAVIAWFMKFITTKSFMPFVIYRVALGLLIFALVGFGVLSPHAGESGG, from the coding sequence ATGTCTTGGTTCGAATCATTCATCCTCGGACTCGTCCAGGGGTTGACCGAATTCCTGCCGATCTCCTCCAGCGCCCATCTACGGCTCACCGCGGCCTTCTCGGGCTGGGAGGACCCGGGTGCCGCCTTCACCGCGATCACGCAGATCGGCACCGAGGCCGCGGTGTTGATCTACTTCCGCAAGGACATCGCGCGCATCATCTCGGCGTGGTTCCGCTCGTTGGTCGACAAGCGGATGCGCCGGGACCAGGACGCCAAGATGGGCTGGCTGGTGATCGTCGGCTCCATACCGATCGGCGTGCTCGGCGTCACCTTGAAGGACCAGATCGAGGGCCCGTTCCGCAATCTCAACCTGACCGCGACCATGCTGGTCGTCATGGGTCTGGTGCTGGGCTTCGCGGACCGGATGGCCGCCCGCGACGAGACCGGTGGCCGGCACCGCGCCCCCCAGCAGCGCAAGACCCTCAACGAGCTGAGCGTCAAGGACGGCCTGACGTACGGCGTCTGCCAGGCGATGGCACTGATCCCCGGCGTCTCCCGGTCCGGCGCGACGATCAGCGGCGGTCTCCTCATGGGCTACACCCGCGAGGCGGCGGCCCGTTACTCCTTCCTCCTCGCCATCCCGGCGGTGCTGGCCTCGGGCCTGTTCGAGCTGAAGGACGCGTCCGAGGGCGGCCATGTCTCCTGGGGGCCGACCATCTTCGCGACGATCATCGCGTTCTTCGTCGGATACGCGGTGATCGCCTGGTTCATGAAGTTCATCACCACCAAGAGCTTCATGCCGTTCGTCATCTACCGCGTGGCGCTCGGCCTGCTGATCTTCGCCCTGGTCGGCTTCGGCGTGCTGAGCCCGCACGCCGGCGAGTCCGGGGGCTGA
- a CDS encoding glycoside hydrolase family 16 protein, protein MPIGSFSDCDHYVDTPRAYCGGLTGATRADWWAYPAGWPDTATQRGYPVGGRYDPASTVWISGGQMHIRMWRGILGPVHSATVVPKKLMGMTYGRYEERFRVSRVAPGYKSAHLLWPAVNDGCSEIDFPELEWTGTIHAFAHPADCGPHVGFDTGRRWTDWHTSVIEWKPGEVRFLLDGELVGSATTGVPDRPMNWIIQNEAALNGDRAAPGSRAQLDIAYVRGWTRA, encoded by the coding sequence GTGCCGATCGGTTCCTTCAGCGACTGTGACCACTACGTCGACACCCCGCGCGCCTACTGCGGCGGCCTCACCGGGGCCACCCGTGCCGACTGGTGGGCCTACCCGGCCGGCTGGCCGGACACCGCCACCCAGCGCGGCTACCCCGTCGGCGGGCGGTACGACCCGGCCAGCACGGTGTGGATCTCCGGTGGGCAGATGCACATCCGCATGTGGCGCGGGATCCTCGGCCCCGTCCACTCCGCGACGGTCGTGCCCAAGAAGCTCATGGGCATGACCTACGGCCGCTACGAGGAACGCTTCCGCGTCTCCAGGGTCGCGCCCGGCTACAAGAGCGCCCACCTGCTGTGGCCGGCGGTCAACGACGGGTGCAGCGAGATCGACTTTCCCGAGTTGGAGTGGACCGGGACCATCCACGCCTTCGCCCACCCCGCCGACTGCGGCCCGCACGTCGGCTTCGACACCGGCCGCCGTTGGACCGACTGGCACACCAGCGTCATCGAGTGGAAGCCCGGCGAGGTCCGTTTCCTCCTCGACGGCGAGCTCGTCGGCAGCGCCACCACCGGCGTCCCCGACCGGCCCATGAACTGGATCATCCAGAACGAGGCCGCTCTCAACGGCGACCGCGCGGCGCCCGGCAGCCGCGCGCAGTTGGACATCGCCTACGTCCGCGGCTGGACCCGGGCCTGA
- a CDS encoding flavin reductase family protein — translation MRIDFDPARTDRHSFYRLLTATVVPRPIAWVSSTSADGTDNLAPHSFFTISSVAPPVVQFTSVGRKDSLRNIEETGEFVVNLAPEHLFEQINLTGTDFPRGVSEFDAVGVAREPSLRVKPPRVAASPVALECELHSTVRLGDGIVVFGRVVHAVVSEEVMNDGHPEVGRMRPLSRLGKDEWGTVGEVSEIARVRYADWQTAQGAGE, via the coding sequence ATGCGTATCGACTTCGATCCCGCCCGCACCGACCGCCACAGCTTCTACCGGCTGCTCACGGCGACCGTGGTGCCCCGTCCCATCGCCTGGGTCTCCAGCACTTCTGCGGACGGCACCGACAACCTGGCACCCCACTCCTTCTTCACCATCTCCTCCGTGGCTCCGCCCGTGGTGCAGTTCACCTCCGTGGGGCGCAAGGACTCGCTGCGCAACATCGAGGAGACCGGGGAGTTCGTCGTCAACCTGGCGCCGGAGCACCTCTTCGAGCAGATCAACCTGACCGGGACCGACTTCCCGCGGGGCGTCAGCGAGTTCGACGCGGTCGGGGTGGCGCGCGAGCCCAGCCTGCGGGTCAAGCCCCCGCGCGTGGCGGCCTCGCCGGTGGCGCTGGAGTGCGAGCTGCACAGCACCGTGCGGCTGGGCGACGGCATCGTGGTCTTCGGCCGGGTCGTGCACGCCGTGGTCTCCGAGGAGGTCATGAACGACGGTCACCCCGAGGTGGGCCGCATGCGCCCGCTCAGCCGGCTCGGCAAGGACGAGTGGGGGACGGTGGGCGAGGTGAGCGAGATCGCCCGGGTCCGGTACGCCGACTGGCAGACCGCCCAGGGCGCCGGCGAGTAG